A segment of the Desulfomicrobium macestii genome:
CGCAGGCTCATGGCCGAGGCCCGAAACATCGCCCTGCAGCATCACGAGCGCTGGGACGGCACGGGCTATCCATGCGGCCTCAAAGGCGAGGAGATCAGCCTGCCGGCCCGCATCTGCGCCCTGGCCGACGTTTACGACGCCCTGTCCCTGGACCGCGTCTACAAGGAGGCCTGGCCCAGGGAAAAGGTGCTGGAATTTATTCGGCGCGAACGAGGCGGCATGTTCGACCCCAGGATCGTTGATCTCTTCTTCGAGAATCTGGACGAGATCGAAGCCATCAGGTACCGCCTTTCGGACGCGGCGGCCCGGCCAAGGGAAATGGACATCTCGGCCAAGGTGGAGTGTCCGGGGCAGGACTAGGGCAATCGTCCGGTCCGCAATTCTTGCCTCCCGCCGTCCCCCCAACGGAGCACACACATGACCAATCTTTCCTCCGCGCCCAAGGTCTGGGCGCATCGGGGCGCGCGCAGCGCGGCCCCCGAGAACACCATGGCCGCGGCCCGTGCCGCCCTGGAGCAGGGCGCCTTCGGCTGGGAGCTGGACGTGCACGTCACCCTCGATGGTGTAGTCATTGTCACCCACGATCACGGCCTGCGCCGCGTGACGGACATTGCCCTTCGGCCGGACATGCCCGTGCGGGCGTCGCATGTGGTGGACCGGCTGACCCTGGCCCAGATCCGTGAGCTCGATGCCGGGAGCTGGTTCGCCCGGCGCGATCCCTTTGGCACCGTGGCGTCCGGCGAGGTCGGCCCGGAGCGGCTGGCGTCCTACGCGGGCGAGAAGATCCCCACCCTGGCCGAGGCCCTGGACTGGACCAGCGAGAGCGGCCTTGCCGTGAACGTCGAGATCAAGGA
Coding sequences within it:
- a CDS encoding glycerophosphodiester phosphodiesterase; this translates as MTNLSSAPKVWAHRGARSAAPENTMAAARAALEQGAFGWELDVHVTLDGVVIVTHDHGLRRVTDIALRPDMPVRASHVVDRLTLAQIRELDAGSWFARRDPFGTVASGEVGPERLASYAGEKIPTLAEALDWTSESGLAVNVEIKDMLGGDDDGLVREVVGLIRASGIARRVLVSSFRQNSLELFRKLCPEVPVGLLLDEKAMAASTQDIVARLQGLGAVALHPSIKGLFPGRIAAFREAGFEVNVYTVNREEDMLRLAREGATGIITDFPARALAALEAFKQEEK